A single Aspergillus puulaauensis MK2 DNA, chromosome 7, nearly complete sequence DNA region contains:
- a CDS encoding putative carboxylesterase (COG:I;~EggNog:ENOG410PKEN;~InterPro:IPR019826,IPR002018,IPR029058;~MEROPS:MER0034664;~PFAM:PF00135) translates to METTQRPYLKSIGTRGYIQGCTISTRSPNTPLCHYFGGLRYALPPTKRWRKAQKLPLTYSYGTKDRPYQCPGATQSCPQATFFNLSSTAAGNEDCFQCNVWVPLGDPPENGWPVLFFIHGGFLQFGSPNSFSLAALLGDTDFNAIIVMPAYRLNVLGFLYSSELEQDAASVGETVGNHGFWDQRMALEWTNENIGFFGGNGSQITLAGYSAGAYSACYQLTYDLNRPDSQALVKRACIWSNSFTVQPKPPSLAQTQFNQLLSALNIPISLSSQEKISRLRSTPERTLLSAAASIDLHEFRPTTDNTFIPNNLFHTLDNGVLASKLVARNIHIITGECRDEHFLYGTYRRPFKNTFGYLRARLLADYPRPVVDALMKTYYPNGTLPRNCKDWTSDAFGRIYADMQIHAMQRGFIYALTNPITGNPAVGAQVDKLIHRYRMEYRLKCADRSAPPEWGVTHATDQYIWFWGNGDIVLPDEKAIIRKAVIDPFIRLVHGEQDLGWGTSSHREMRTLKPDGSVEIWRDELWDDAVSTWKALREVSAFDDGMSSRL, encoded by the exons ATGGAGACGACGCAGAGGCCATACTTAAAGTCTATCGGTACCAGAGGCTACATACAAGGGTGTACTATCTCAACTAGGTCTCCTAACACACCACTGTGTCATTACTTTGGCGGACTCCGCTATGCTCTGCCTCCAACAAAACGATGGCGCAAGGCTCAGAAATTGCCCCTGACATATAGTTACGGCACCAAGGACCGTCCCTACCAATGCCCTGGCGCTACACAGAGCTGTCCACAAGCGACCTTTTTCAACCTCTCCAGCACAGCAGCTGGAAATGAGGATTGCTTCCAGTGTAACGTGTGGGTTCCCCTTGGAGACCCTCCGGAAAACG GATGGCCTgtgctcttcttcatcc ACGGCGGCTTCTTACAATTTGGTTCGCCGAACTCCTTTTCTCTCGCGGCCCTCCTAGGCGACACAGATTTCAATGCCATTATTGTGATGCCGGCCTACCGCCTGAACGTCCTCGGGTTTTTATATTCCTCAGAATTAGAGCAGGATGCCGCCTCTGTAGGCGAGACTGTCGGAAATCATGGGTTCTGGGACCAGCGCATGGCCCTTGAGTGGACCAACGAGAACATTGGCTTTTTCGGCGGCAACGGTTCTCAAATCACCCTCGCTGGATACTCCGCAG GCGCATACTCCGCCTGCTACCAACTGACGTACGATCTCAACCGACCGGACTCCCAAGCCCTCGTCAAACGAGCCTGCATCTGGTCAAACTCCTTCACCGTACAACCAAAGCCTCCCAGCCTCGCTCAAACGCAATTCAACCAATTACTCTCCGCTCTCAATATCcccatctccctctccagccAAGAGAAAATATCCCGCCTCCGCTCCACCCCCGAGcgcaccctcctctccgccgcaGCAAGCATCGACCTGCACGAATTCCGCCCAACAACAGATAACACCTTTATCCCAAACAATCTCTTCCACACCCTCGACAACGGCGTCCTCGCCTCCAAGCTCGTAGCTcgcaacatccacatcatcaCCGGCGAATGCCGCGACGAACACTTCCTCTACGGCACCTACCGTCGTCCCTTCAAGAACACCTTCGGCTACCTCCGCGCCCGCTTACTAGCAGACTACCCACGGCCGGTTGTCGACGCTCTCATGAAAACATACTACCCCAACGGCACGCTCCCGCGCAACTGCAAAGACTGGACCTCCGACGCCTTCGGCCGCATCTACGCCGACATGCAGATCCACGCAATGCAGCGCGGGTTCATCTACGCCCTCACAAACCCCATCACGGGTAACCCCGCGGTGGGCGCACAAGTTGATAAGCTCATTCACCGGTACCGCATGGAGTACCGTCTTAAATGCGCGGACCGCTCCGCGCCGCCGGAGTGGGGGGTCACGCATGCAACGGACCAGTATATCTGGTTCTGGGGGAATGGCGACATTGTTCTCCCTGATGAGAAGGCTATCATTAGGAAAGCGGTGATCGATCCGTTTATTCGGCTTGTTCATGGTGAGCAGGATCTGGGGTGGGGGACGAGCAGTCATAGGGAAATGAGAACGCTGAAGCCCGATGGGTCGGTGGAGATTTGGCGCGATGAGCTTTGGGATGATGCGGTGAGCACTTGGAAGGCGTTGAGGGAGGTTTCGGCGTTTGATGATGGCATGTCTTCGAGGCTTTAG